The window GGAACCTGGGAGCTCAGAAGTAGATATTTCTCCATCTCCTGGATCCAATGAGCATCCATCTGCTTTGTCTTCTCCCAGTGATAAATCTAGATTGCTGAGCAATCTAGGTTCAGTAAGCTTTCTTGAATCATCTACGAGATTTTCGTCTTTTCCTGAGGCCGCTAGCGGGCAACGTTCGGGCTTAGCTTCAATGGACAGTAAGTATTCTCGATTGAAGCTCACATCTCGAATGAATTCAAGGACATATTCGAAGAAATTCTGGCTAGCAATGAAAGAGTTAGCAGTACAGATAAGGTTTACGGAAGGACAAGAAAACGAAAGAAGCGAACCAACTCGTAACAAACTTATCTACAGAACAACTTCTTTGAAACTATTTCTCTTTTTTCACTCGAATCGAGGATCAACCCCCTTGGATTACCAGAGGGCGTTTCGGAATAATAAGATTTAGCTTCAACGCTAGCGTCATAGATCTTGATATAACCGCCTGCCTGCCTTGACAAAAGAAGCAGTGCAGTAAGCGTCTCCGGACATAGAAAGTAGGCAATCACTTACCCTTCGTTAGCGCTCTTGCCGCGCTTATTCTTCTGGTTAACGCGCCCCACTAATAAAAGATTCGAGGCTAAGCACATATCCAGGCTGAGGGTCTCGATTAGTCTTATTTGGTTCCTCCTTATGAAGGCTTATTGGGGATGTGGATAGGCCAATTAGCAGCATCGTAGTACTTCATACGAAAGATGGTTAGAGCAAGTGCGGAAACTGTTATCTTGCTTTCTCTGTCTCCTTCGGTAGGATGCTCGCTCACCTCTAGTCCCCACCTCTGGTTACTACGCCTCACCTCAGTAAGAGGTTAGTTCCGGTTTAGACTTCTTCCCTTGAGCGTCAGACTAGACTTCCCTTGAGCTAGAGGCTAGACTTCCCTTTCCCCTAAGACTAGACTTCCCTTGAGCACCCTCTAGTCCTTTAACTTTCACTCAGCTAATAGAATATATCGACTCTCAGGCTAACAGCTAGGAGTTCGCTGTTATTCATTTAGAGCGAATAAGTGTGCATGGGAAAGTCCTTGATTCGGGCAGTAAAGGCATTGAGCCAGTCTGTCTTTGCGCTTTCCTCGTGTAATGAAAGAGTGCGACCGAAGGAAGGAAAGAATGAAGGAGTGTTACGACTCCAAATGGGCAGGACATCCGGGAGCTCACAGAACTTTGGCCTTAGTGGGGGATAGCTACTACACTACTGGCCAAAATTGCGGGATGATGTGGAGTTATATGTGCTGTCTTGTTTGCCAACAAGACGACGATTGAGCAAAAGCAATCTGGAGGGCTGTTAGAGCCCCTTCCTATCCCCTTTGATCTGGATTCACTATGGATTCCTCTGAATTGTCTGAATCAAACAATTTCTCAACAAAAGTCGTTAGGCCTCCCACCAATAGTAAAAGGCTTAAACCCCCTGAAATTTAAAAACAATCTCTGTTCCCTTTACCAATCAACCATTTACTGTAAGTAAACACAAACGGAAGTTGATCCTTCACCATTCTCCAGCAATGAGTGGCATAGCTAGGGCAGGGCTTCTTTTTCAGACATGCGCCCGTTCTGGGAGAGGCTTTTCATGAGATCGATAATCATCTCGAGCTTTTCTGGAGATTTTGAGAAGAGTTGCTCTTTGGAGAGCACAGTACGATGAAAGTTGTAAGCTGTGTTCGGGGGGGAGTTATTATCTATCGTTGGCCTCTATGGTAGAATCAGTCGGGGGCCCgagggaattttttttttttttgaaatatttgaaatatcaaaaaggcaatctattttgtcacttttacgAATAAAGTATTATATTAATAACTCAACGGGACCCCCTCGAATCAGACAGAGAAGGGGGGGTTTTAAATGAGCAGCTCAAACATAAAGTGAACCTGTTGTCTGGTCTGTTTAGGTTCATTTTCAACAAATATTTTAGAATTAGAAAATAATATTCATCCTAATTTCAGATAAAGTCCTCATTACAGATAAATTGAGTTTTTAGGAAGGTTTATTAGACTATTTGGGCCTAATTTCAGATAAAATCCTCATTACAGATAAATtgagtttttaggaagacttaTTAGACGCTTTGAGTGATAAATTGTTGAAAATGGTAATGAGCAGCCCAAACATAAAGTGAACCTGTTGTCTGGTCTGTTtaggttcatttttaataaatattttagaattAGAAAATAATATTCATCCTAATTTCAGATAAAGTCCTCGTTACAGATAAATTGAGTTTTTAGAAAGGCTTATTAGACTATTTGGGCTTTGACTGATAAATTGTTGAAAAAGGTAATGGTCCAGTTAGGAAGGCTTATTATACTATTTGGGCTTGAGTAGCAACGGCCCGTTATCCTTCCACTGCCGAGAGAGGGAGGTAATCGTTGCTCTGTGGAACCAGCCTCACGCTGTGCCCTCCACCACATTATGAACCGGGAGATCCCAGCCTTCGCTCGGAACCCACGGATCACTCTCAGCTTGGATTGGGCGGACCAGAGTATAGCAGCATCAAACCCAGCCTAATAAGCCCTGTCCATGTTCCATCACCCTAATGCCCTCACATGAGTCACAAGCTCGCGTTACCAAGCTCGGCGAAAAGTTAGTGTTTCAGCCTAAATTATAAAGAATAGCGTATATCTCTTTTTAGGCGATGTGGGAAGAATAAGGAAACTTCCCATGATAGGCAAACTTCCCTAAACTTGAGTTTTTTGAGCGGTTTTACAATTATATTGAAGCGAGATGATTGATGGAAAGAAGCGATGTACATACAGGGAAAGAAGAACAGGTTTCAGACATGGCAAGTCCGACAAACCAGGTGAAGAAAGTGACGATAACCCATCCCCAAATTAAGGTTGCTAATGGTGTACCAGTGAACACTGCCATGCTTGAGAATGTAAGTTCTAGTGTTCAAGTACTGGATATGGTAATTGTTGTGTTATAATGAGTGGGTTTCGGGGTTTTCATGGTAAAGTATTTCCATATTCGTGGCTatgattttcttttttcctttcatAATCCGTACTTGACTTATTTACCTTACCATTACCATACTTTGATAACTACTCATAATTTAATAACgggagagaagagaaagagaagataaTTGAGGTAATTGCTGTGTTTTAACCTCATTATTTCCATGGGCTGTTTGTCATGTTTGAGAGGTTAGATTGAATTCTATTTTTGTTTCAGAAGATAATTAGTTTAGGTAGTATCTTGTATTTTCGTAGTTCCTAGCGatgtaaaaaatttcatccACGACTCCTATAGAGAAATTGTGAGGCAAATGAGAGATCAAAGGGTTTTGGAAGATTAGATGATAAAAGGAACTTTAAGAACAAAAACAAGTTGGGATATCAACTTAAATTTAGGGAATAATAACTAGTTTTATCAATCACTGAATGTTACCGGATTGATGCAGGTGGTTTAGTGGCTTTAGTTAGAGTTTAGGGAATTGGATGTTGCAGTGATGATTTTGGTAGCAGTAATTGCAATATTGTAATATAAGATCATTTTCTGGGTTCGATTAGTTTGACTAGATTCTTCAACTGAAGGTTTCAGGAGGCTACTAGGCTATTCCTAGCCTATAGAATTTGATTTCATGACTTGCATTCTTGGTCTTATAGGTCGCAGTGATGAATGACAAGAATTTTAAAGACACAAGTTTTAATTATTATGAGTAGTTGAAGAAaattgatgaagcacaagtcatgccattttttttaatgtcttTTATTGTATTTTGTGTTTATGCTGGACATATGTTATACAAAAGAAATTCAACTGAGTTGGAAAATTGAACCATGATGttgccgaccccgaatcatttcgggactaaggctttgttgttgttgttgttgatgttGCAGATGGAAACCCATAAAAAACCATTAACCAAGCACTGATTCTTATCATTATAAAATGGGGGTTGAGAAAGAAAGTTCAAAAAATGGAGGAGGTTATGTAGGTGGTTTATTTCAATTGTTTCCTTGGACTGCAAAATCTAGGAAGAAGTTATTCTTCATGCAAGTCAGAGTTACCAGGTTTTTATCTCTCTTTTGCTATGTTGCATGGAAATGGAAACGGACACCgcgaaacgttatttctaagaaaatttAGCTAGGAAACGGACATGAAACGTGGAAACGCTagtgaagaagagtttccgtgcaacacaGCTCTTTTGTGCTCACATTATAcaaaataaatgataaaatcaGTCTCACTAGGATCACTAATGGCGGGTTTGATTTTCATTCTGCACAGGAAATTCAAGACAAGGAAAGAGAAGGGATAGGAACTTTCCAATGACTCGGCTTCACCTGGTCAGAAGAACAGAATGAGGATATTTCTAGCCATAGCTTCAGAAGCCAACCAAATGTTCAAAAAAATTGCCTAGAAAATCTTCTATGCCTAATGCTTCCGGAGCTCTGAGGCAGAATAATCAGAAACAGAATTCCCTTAAGGATAGAGAGAAGTCATCATCAAAGCCAGCAACTTCCAACATAAATGTAATATATTTTAGTTGATGATTCTGTTTTCTTGTCTGTATGCATGTTCTTCTTAATGTAGGCAGGCTTGTTTCATGTTGATTTATTTTTGCAAAAAGTTAAACCTTATTCTGCTCATACTTTTATGAGTATTTCTAGTATaactgtttttctttttgttggcATACTGTACATGCAAGCAGTAGTAGATGAAATTGGTCTGAAGCAATACTGATGCCCTAAAGGTAGTTCATATCTTAGACAATATTGTACACCTCGAACAACAGTTCTTTTACTCATTGGTTTGATTGCATTATAGCATCCTAGGAGCTGGAATTTGATTAAGCTTTTGACGGAGTTTGTCTCTATGTGGTGGGGATATATATTGGGTggttaatttatttcagatccCTATCCGATTATGCATTTCCACTTGTTTTGTTATTTATTGGTCATTATTGCTTGCTGTTTGTCAATTGTATTCAAATGGAATTTCAGACTCATTAGCTGGGATCACTGAGGAGGCCTTGCTGAAATCTCTTCTCCAGTTGCATGATTCGAGCCCTATAGATATTGATGGTTTTTACCTGCCAAATTTATCAAAGCCTCCAGATGTGTTAGTCTTTAAAGCGATGGCTTACTTTGCTCTGATGAATCGACTAGCTGAGTCAATTCATAATATCCATGCAGGTTCCACCTTTACTTTGTCTTCCATAGGTTTTTAAAGAATGGCGCATGATTTTCTGACTTAACTAATGTAGGAATGGGGGACACCGAATCTTTCTCCGGAAGTACCTTGGAGATGTTCTAATTGCTTCATATTGGAATCTTGTGCAAGAATCTGGTTCTGATGATGCATATGTCAAGGAAATTGAGGTGAGCTACACACTTTGTATTGAGTTTGTCAAGAGTTGAAATTCATGGTTAAACTGAGATTTAGAGAACTTGTAGAACTGTATATTTTCTAGAATCATAGCTTTGCTTACAAGCTAAATAAATTTGATCCTACAAGGAAACTAGTTCTAGTAGTATCCTACAAGAAAACTAAATATCTCCATTTTGGGCATCAATATTTCTTACAGGTCCCTTAAACCATTTCCTTGCATCTAATATCCACCAGAGCATTATCAGAGACAAACAAACCCCAAGGGCAACAGGTGCATAGTTGAAATTCTTCCATCTGATAGGGTAGCTTGTAGGCAACAGGAAAGCTGAACAGGTATAACATATCCACAAGAAGGCTACCAAGCAAATTGGCTTACTAGCTCTTCCCAAATAAAAGGGTCCGGCTTTGAAGTTCTTCTCATCCATCATTAATCTTGCAAATATTGGCACAGCATATCCTCCTACCCATCCGATTGTACTTACCGATATAATCGCTGTAAAAACCACATCAAGCTTCAAGATAGGTAGGCCAAGGAGTATGCTTATGGCTGTACATAGCCACACTGCATTCCTTGGGACTTTGTACTTTGGGTGAATTTTTCTCCATATTTTTGAATATGGGATTCCATTATCTCTTGCTAGAGCATAAACCTATATATAGCAAATGATTCCCATAAACACTTTCCTTTCATAAATGAAGCAAATGATACGAATTTATCTTAATTTACTTACCACTCTGCCAGCACTTGTAGTTACTGAAAGTCCACAAAAGAAGAAAGATCCCCATATGATGCAGAGGATGACAACAGCTCCAGCAGAATTGTGATACCTTCCATGAAAGGCGTCGTATATTATCTGTGCAGGTACTGATGCACCGCCTGTTTCATTGTTCGCATCGTATAAATAGCTAGCATCCTGCAATTTACATTGAACTACACTTTGTAGATGTTGCAGGAAACAAATTTCTTGACCCTACATGATTTTTAACTGTTTGGGAAGTTTTAAAACTTagcacacatatatatatttatgtaccttgatGCTGAAGGTTAGAGCTAAGTAATAAGCCCATCCGAAAACCGAAATGATACCAATGCTAGAAAGAATGGCAATAGGACCAGTTCTATCAGCACCCTTAGTTTCCTCAGTTAAATGAGCAGCTGTGTCGTATCCGTATAGACAGTAATTGCTTAGTAGTACAGACATGATTACTGCATAAGGTTTACTGCTAATTCCAGTTGTATCTGGTGATGTTTCGAAATGAGTAAACACGTACGAAGCAGGTTGTGTCGGACGAGCTACCAAAGGTAGCATTATTATCACTACCATACCCCCTATCACCTATAGCCAAAGACAAAATTGAATTCTCAAAATACAGTGTTATGAATTGGAGAAAGCAGATTAGTTTAGTTAGAGTTTTAACCTGCCAC of the Euphorbia lathyris chromosome 7, ddEupLath1.1, whole genome shotgun sequence genome contains:
- the LOC136200918 gene encoding amino-acid permease BAT1 homolog, whose amino-acid sequence is MAQRIYDGSAQTALEMDSGEKRLNELGYKQELRREMTLFKTLAITFSSMAVFTGTPLYGQSLMYAGPAALIWGWIVVTFFTWFVGLAMSEICSSFPTTGSLYFWAAHLAGPVWGPFASWCCAWLETIGVISGIGAQAYSGAQSLQMIILLSTGTNNGGGYFASRGVFLSIYIGYTIIWALLNTFALQVIAYLDIISIWWQVIGGMVVIIMLPLVARPTQPASYVFTHFETSPDTTGISSKPYAVIMSVLLSNYCLYGYDTAAHLTEETKGADRTGPIAILSSIGIISVFGWAYYLALTFSIKDASYLYDANNETGGASVPAQIIYDAFHGRYHNSAGAVVILCIIWGSFFFCGLSVTTSAGRVVYALARDNGIPYSKIWRKIHPKYKVPRNAVWLCTAISILLGLPILKLDVVFTAIISVSTIGWVGGYAVPIFARLMMDEKNFKAGPFYLGRASKPICLVAFLWICYTCSAFLLPTSYPIRWKNFNYAPVALGVCLSLIMLWWILDARKWFKGPVRNIDAQNGDI